One stretch of Excalfactoria chinensis isolate bCotChi1 chromosome 2, bCotChi1.hap2, whole genome shotgun sequence DNA includes these proteins:
- the PTDSS1 gene encoding phosphatidylserine synthase 1: MAACVGSRTLSKDDVNYRLHFRMINEQQVEDITLEFFYRPHTITLLSFTILSLMAFAFTRDDSVPEENIWRGILSVIFFFLIISVLAFPNGPFTRPHPAIWRMVFGLSVLYFLFLVFVLFLNFEQVKAVMYWLDPNLRYATREADIMEYAVNCHVITWERILSHFDIFAFGHFWGWAMKALLIRSYGLCWTISITWELTELFFMHLLPNFAECWWDQVILDILLCNGGGIWLGMVVCRFLEMRTYHWASFKDIHTTTGKIKRAVLQFTPASWTYVRWFDPKSSFQRVAGIYLFMIIWQLTELNTFFLKHIFVFQASHPLSWGRILFIGIITAPTVRQYYAYLTDTQCKRVGTQCWVFGVIAFLEAIVCIKFGQDLFSKTQILYVVFWLLCVAFTTFLCLYGMVWYAEYYGHREKTLSESEDSPYSPDASWLHSKFSKGADNSPPKHPVNSESHSSRRRNRHSRSKVTNGIGKK, from the exons ATGGCGGCATGCGTGGGAAGCCGGACTCTGAGCAAGGACGACGTGAACTACCGCCTGCACTTCCGCATGATCAACGAGCAGCAGGTGGAGGACATCACGCTGGAGTTTTTCTACCGGCCGCACACCATCACCCTCCTTAGCTTCACCATCCTCAGCCTAATGGCCTTCGCCTTCACCAG GGATGATTCTGTCCcagaggaaaatatttggaGGGGTATCCtctctgtgattttcttctttctaatcATCAGTGTTCTAGCTTTTCCCAATG GACCTTTTACACGCCCCCACCCTGCAATATGGCGAATGGTTTTCG GTCTCAgtgtgctgtattttctgttcctgGTGTTCGTGCTCTTCCTTAACTTTGAGCAGGTGAAAGCAGTCATGTACTGGTTGGATCCTAATCTTCGGTATGCCACAAGGGAAGCAGATATTATG GAGTATGCTGTGAACTGCCATGTTATCACTTGGGAAAGAATCCTCAGCCACTTTGATATATTTGCTTTTGGGCATTTCTGGGGCTGGGCAATGAAAGCTTTACTGATCCGCAGCTATGGCCTCTGCTGGACTATTAGCATCACCTGGGAGCTCACTGAG CTCTTCTTCATGCATCTTCTGCCTAATTTTGCTGAATGCTGGTGGGATCAAGTCATATTGGACATCCTGCTTTGTAACGGGGGTGGCATCTGGTTGGGCATGGTAGTTTGTCGTTTCTTGGAGATGAGGACCTATCACTGGGCAAGCTTCAA GGATATTCACACGACCAcggggaaaataaaaagggctGTATTACAGTTCACCCCAGCCAGCTGGACCTATGTTCGCTGGTTTGACCCTAAGTCTTCATTTCAAAGAGTGGCTGGAATCTATCTTTTCATGATCATTTGGCAG ctgACTGAGTTGAACACGTTCTTTTTGAAACATATCTTTGTTTTCCAAGCGAGTCACCCTTTAAGCTGGGGGAGGATTCTCTTCATAGGAATCATTACAGCGCCTACTGTAAG gcAATACTATGCATACCTCACTGATACACAGTGCAAGAGGGTGGGAACTCAGTGCTGGGTATTCGG GGTTATTGCTTTCCTTGAAGCTATCGTGTGCATAAAATTTGGGCAGGATCTTTTCTCCAAAACACAAATACTGTATGTTGTGTTTTGGCTTCTCTGTGTG GCTTTTACAACTTTCCTGTGTTTATATGGCATGGTTTGGTACGCAGAATACTATGGCCACCGAGAAAAG acCTTATCAGAAAGTGAAGACAGCCCATACAGTCCAGATGCTTCCTGGCTTCATTCTAAATTCAGTAAAG